The genomic interval GAAGAAGGATTGCAGTGTCAATCGGAGAAAAAATAGGCAAATAATAAAGAGTTAGCTTCTGGATATTTTTTAGTAAATTTAATTAGCTAACTCTTAATATGTTATGAAAACCGTAAAACAACTACTCAGCACTAAATCAGCACAGATCTTTTCGGTTACGGCAGAAACATCTGTTCTGGATGCCTTAAGTGTAATGATGGATAAAAACATCAGTGCGCTGCTTATTCTGGAAGGCAGTCAGTTATCAGGAATATTTACTGAGCGGGACTACGCAAGGAAAATCGTTCTCCAGGGAAAAACTTCTGCAGATACACCTTTAAGCGCAGTCATGACGAGCAACCCGATTACAGTTTCTCCGAATGACAGTCTGGATAGCTGTATGGAAATTATGACGGACAAACACATCAGACATTTACCTGTCCTGGATGATCATCAGATTATTGGGATGGTTTCAATTGGCGATGTGGTTAAATTCATCATCGAGGATCAAAAGCAGACCATTTCTCAATTAGAAGGTTATATCAACAGCTAGAAATTCCAGCTGCTGATTTAACTTATACTATTTAACCGTATACCGGTATACATAACGGCCAACATTACCATTTGCATCTACGCCCTCAATGACTGCTCTGTAGGTTCCTTTGCCGTCTGCGTTATAAAACTCCAGCACGGTATCACCAGTAGCATTAGTTACGATTTTCGGGTTCCAGTAAATTGTGGTCCTTAAATCGTTTCCTGTATAAGAGCTGGTTTGCGTCACGTATTTAGGGGCATAAAACTCTCTGACTTTCGTATATCCTTTAGGGGTAAACTTAAGCATGTTGCTTTGTGGCATCATTTTCTTTAAGTCAGCAAGGCTCATGTTTGACTTAGGAATCTTTTTCGTGTTCACTACCAATACCCCATTACAGTTGTAATTCTTGAAAACAAGGCCCAGCTGATCCTTTAAGAAAATTTCTATAGACTCTACATCCGCAGGCTGAATACTACCCAGGTTAATCGCATCTACTGCGTTTCCATTAATGAATACTTGTACTGGTGTGCTTTTATTACCCTGCATATAATCACGGGTAACAAAAAATCTGTCCGTATCAAAAGTAAGTCCCATAGCCATAGATTTAAGGCAGGTTAAGAGGTCATTACAGCCACTCAATCTTTCTCCGTCAATCAGGTGGTCTGGCATCATACTTAATCCTGTTAAGGCGGTATGGTCTGCATGACTTGGTTTTTTAACCGTTGCTCCGGTAATTTTCACTTCCTTAAGCGTACGCAGATTACTGTATTGTTTTTTACTGTTATCCAGGTAAGCTGAAAGTGTACTGTCAATATTGATCACTTCAGTAGCCGGGTAAGGATTGCTCGTCACTTCCGGAAATGGAGGGTTATCCAGAACAATCATCATGTTACTTCCTGCTGCATTATATTTTGCGTTGATCAGTAATTCTGCACCATCTTCGAAAACCAGGTTAGGAAAGGCGAAAAGGCCGGAGTTTGTAGTCAGTGTTTCTGAAGAAAGCGTTCTGCCAGGGCTGGTTAAACGCAATGCTCCTTTTCTGACTGGCATTCCTGTTCTGTCTCTCAGGATACCTGTGATACTCATTCCCTGTTCAGGAAGATAAGTATTTGTAGGAAACCTGTTCGCCATGATTTCTTTGTAAGAGAAGCGGCGGTAACCCTGAGTCAGCATTAGAATATCAAGTTCTGCACGTTTTTTCTCATCACTTTTTACGAAGTAATAGTTTGGACGCTCTACGAAACCCTGCAAATCTGAGGTCAGTAATAATGAACTTAATATGGTTGTTTCTGTAGTTTCATCTACCGGAACTTTCTGCTGATCGGTTACACTAAGAGAGAAATTCCCTACTAAGCGCTGTGTCGAATCTTTGGCAGAAACCGTCATTCTTACTTTTTGTCTGACTTTATAAGCAGGAAGATCTGATTTTAAAGTCAGGTTCATGGCATTTTTATGCATTACGAAGGCTAAACGTTCACTGATCGGTTCGCCTGTTGCAGAAAAAAGTGTAAGCTGAACAATTCCCGAAGGAAATTTAGCTGTTGGTATTTTTGCTGCGGTTACCTGTGTTTGTAATTTAGTTTGTGCTGCATAATAAACCTGACCGGCATTTTGTGCAATTAAATAAACACTTTTACCTTGATTTTGCTGGAAATAGGTATCGCTGGCTACGATCTTGAAATTGATCATATCCGGATTCGCTGTATTCGCCTGTACGGAAATTCCGGATTCAACTGGTTTTGGCAGGTCAACTACTTTTTTAGAACCATCGCTGAAAGTAACGGTTGCTTTATAAGTTTTACCCCCTTCTGCATTCAGGTAGAAAGCGCCCATTCCAAGGTGGGTAGAATTAAATGCGGTAATCTGATTCCCATCGCTATCGGCTATAGTTCCTTTGACTTCAATCCCAAGACCGTCTTGTTTAATAGCTTTGAAGGCAACTTGTGTCGGGATACCTTTAACCAGTTCCCCACCTTCAGGAAAAAATTGGATATCTGTGCTGATTGCTTTTGGTTTAAGTACAAAAGAAGAGTTCAGTACTTCCTGGTTGCCCATGTTGAGCTCAGTAGTCAGATCTCCTTTAGTGATGAATTCATTTTTCTTAGGGGTGATACTTATTTTTAAAATACCGTTCTGATCTGTGACTCCTCTGCCTTTACTCACAACCTCATAATTTGACATGACGCTCCAGTTGACTGGTTTATTGGCCAGGATAGCTTTATCGAGATTCTTAAACTGAATCTGAGCATTGATGACCTGGCTTTTATCGGTTTGTACGTTGTTATAGGTCAAATGGGTAATCAATTTCTTGTCTATGGCTTCTCCAATCGTAATAGTTTTAGTGAAGAAATAATCCGGGCTGGAATTGAACATCCATACTGTATAGGCCCTCACATAATAATTGCCTTGTTTAAAATTCACCATGTCAAGTTCCAGACTTCCGTAAGCTACGCTGTTGGTGACTGGTAATTTGAGTGATTTGACCAGTGAATCCTGACTATTGATCACATCTACATAGACCACTTTGCTCAGTGGCGAAGGAATATTCTGTTCAAAAGTGAGATAGGCTTTGAAGAACATGGTATCTGCAACGCTGTAATATGGTTTATCAAAGTGGAGATAGACTTTTTCTACTGGGTGCTGTTCTGCAATGATCTTCGATTTATTAAGAATATTGCTGAGCATAACGGTGTCCTGTTGTGCTGATGCCTGGAATCCTAAAGCAAAGCAAAGTATAAACAATGCAAATGATATTTTAAAGTAGTTCATGAATTGCGGGTGATACAAGATTAATCTTGCTAATATATTGAATTATGCAGGAGCTTCCATCACCTTCGGGAACCTTTAACATATTTTGACATTTAAGGAAGGTCAACAGGAAGGCTATGTAGTGCTCTGGTTAAGTTATGTATGAATCCATATCCGCTCTGTGCTGAGTCCATGGTGAGTCCATGTATTTCCTGGAAAAGGTGGACTCAACGTGGACTCACTGTGGATTCATATAGGGGTTAACTACTGTACTTACTGAAGTCCATATACCGGAAACCCTGGTTTTTTATGCAAAAAAAATGAGCCTGGTTTCCCGGGCTCATTTTCCTTGACTGTTTGAATTTAAACAGGTATTATTTTAGTTATATTCGATAACGAATTCATTTTTTGGTGTACGTACTTTTTTCAAGTTCACTAACCAGTCTTCGCTTTCGTTTCTGTAACCTAATGGCAGCATGGTAACACTACGAAGGCCTTTTTCTCTCAAACCTAACAATTCGTCCAGTTCAGCAGGATTAAATCCTTCCATTGGTGTTGCATCTACTTTTAACAAGGCAGCTTCTGTAAGCGCTACACCAAAACCAATATATGCCTGTCTGGCAGCGTGGTTAAAGTTTACTTCTTCAGGTCTTGTAGTATAGTTTGAACTTAACTGGATTTCATAGTCTGATGGAGTTTCATCAGGAAGACCGCGTTCAGCATTGGTGCGGGCAAAAACGGCTCTGATATTTTGTTCCGTATAGTTATCCCATGCTGCAAAAATAAGCAGGTGTGAAGAATCAACAATTTGAGACTGTCCAAAAGCAATAGTCTGGATTTTTGCTTTTAATTCCTCGTTTGTTACTACAATTACTTTAAATGGCTGAAGGCCAGATGAAGTTGGTGCAAGACGGGCAGCTTCAACAATCTGGTCAACCTTAGCTTGAGGGACCTTTTCTCCATTCATTTTTTTTGTTGCATACCGCCATTTAAGCGCATCTATTAAGCTCATAATTTTTTATTTTAAAGTATATATATCTGTTGTGACATCTAATTAATAACAGTGTTAACAAATGTAAGTATGTTATTTAGGTTTGATGAAAATCAAGATTGATTTTACTTTTGGATGATATTGAATTAAATGAATGAAAAGAAATCTCCCTTAAGATTTGGATAAGTTTTGTTTTTTTAGTAAAATCGTTAATTGTTATGCTTGCATAAAATAAATGAGCAATTCTGATGATTACAGCAACAAGCAAAACGTCAATTTAATACCAACCAAATATGAAAAAGATTTTACTAAGTTTTTTACTCGCGGTGCCTATTCTGGGCTACTCGCAATCTTACCAGGTTAACCTTCAGGGGCAAAAGCAGACCGCAATGGGCGGTGCAGGTACAGGAGTTGCTTTAGATGAAGCAGCTGTATTTTTTAACCCTGGCGCGGTATCCTTTCTTAAAAAGAATGGGGTACAGGCAGGTGGAAGTGCAATTTTTTTGAAAGCAGCTTTCAGAGAAAATGGTTCAAACATTAAGGAATATACTAAAGATAAATTAACAGTACCACCAGCTGCTTATGCTGTATTTGGTAATCCGAATAACAGACTTCGTTTCGGACTGGGTGTTTATGTACCATTTGGTGGTGCTGTACACTGGGATCCAAACTGGACTGGTAAATATACCGTGACTTCACTGGATCTGCAGGCTATTTTTGTTCAGCCTACTTTGAGTTATAAAATTACTGATCATATTGGTATCGGTGCCGGTTTTGTTTATTCCAATGGAAAAGTTGATTTAAAAAGAGGAATACCACTTACTTTAAATGATGGCACATCAGCCACTGCGCAGCTTAAAGGTCATACACATGATTTTGGCTGGAATGCAGGTATCTATGTAGAAACTGTATCTGGCGTAACGATCGGTGTAACGCACCGTTCACAGGTAACTGCGCAAGTAAAAGACGGAGATGCTATATTCAAGGTTCCAGAAGCATTACAAAGCGGTTTCCCTACAAAATTTAATGCCAATCTGCCTTTACCAGCAACATCTTCTATTGGTTTAGGGTTTTATCCATCTTCGAAAACAATTATTGCTGTGGATGCAAACTGGGTTCACTGGAGCAAATATAAAGTACTGGCCTTTGACTATAATAACAATTCAAGAATTCCAAACACGAGTTCTCCAAGAAATTACCATGATGGAGGTGCCTTACGTGTAGGTATTCAAAATATGGCCACCGAGCGTTTAGCTTTAAGATTAGGTGCTGCATATGCGTTTACACCTGTTGGAAAAGGGTATGTAACACCAGAGGTTCCGGATGCTAACCGTATTCTGCTAAGTGCAGGTTTAGGTTACAAGGCATCTGAACGTTTCAGTATTGATTTATCTTTCTTGTATGAAAATATTAAATCAAGAAATGAAACAAATATAGAAACCAATTTAAGCGGGGATTTCAAAACCGTTGCTTATATCCCTGGCATTGCTTTATCTTATAAATGGTAATCACCTTTCAGCAAAACATTATGAACTCGAAATTTATATTCAGAAGTATGCTTGCAGTAGCTGTTGTTACAGCTGCATCCTGCAAGCCAGAACTAAAAACAGTAGCGCCCAGTAAAGGGAGTGCAGATTTTACAAGATATATTGCAGTCGGAAACTCTTTAACTTCAGGATTCGCAGATGGCGGATTATATCTGGAAGGTCAGCAGAATGCATTTCCATTGATGATTGGTACGCAAATGCAAACTGTTGGTGGTGGTACTTTCAGTATGCCTTTTTTCAATGCAAACCAGGCAAACGGATCAGGTTATAAAAAATTATCAAGCTTTACGGCTGCCGGAGATCCGGTGATTACGGATGTACCTGCGCAGGCAGCGATCGGCACGGCAACTGTTCCGGGTTTTGGAACGGTTCCTCTTTTTACAAAATATGCGGGTGATCTGAACAATTACGGTGTACCGGGTATCAGGTTAAACAACATTACGCTAACTTATTACGGGAATTTAAATCCTTATTTTGAACGTTTGTTGCCAAATACTTCACCAGCTAATACAACTTCATATCTTAGTTTTGTGAATGCTAAGCCTTTTACTTTCTTTAGTATGTGGTTAGGTAATAATGATGTGTTAGGTTATGCTACCGGCGGAGCTGCTGTTGCATCAGATTTTCCTACTGATAAAGCGTTATTTACGCAGTTGTATAATCTTGCTGCAAGCACAATGATCAAGGGTGGAGCTGGCGGTACTGGTGCTAAAGGTGTAGTCGCTACTATACCTGATGTTTTAAGCACGCCTTATTTCACAACAGTTACTTTAAAAGCATTGTTAACAGCGGTTC from Pedobacter sp. WC2423 carries:
- a CDS encoding CBS domain-containing protein; amino-acid sequence: MKTVKQLLSTKSAQIFSVTAETSVLDALSVMMDKNISALLILEGSQLSGIFTERDYARKIVLQGKTSADTPLSAVMTSNPITVSPNDSLDSCMEIMTDKHIRHLPVLDDHQIIGMVSIGDVVKFIIEDQKQTISQLEGYINS
- a CDS encoding carboxypeptidase regulatory-like domain-containing protein gives rise to the protein MNYFKISFALFILCFALGFQASAQQDTVMLSNILNKSKIIAEQHPVEKVYLHFDKPYYSVADTMFFKAYLTFEQNIPSPLSKVVYVDVINSQDSLVKSLKLPVTNSVAYGSLELDMVNFKQGNYYVRAYTVWMFNSSPDYFFTKTITIGEAIDKKLITHLTYNNVQTDKSQVINAQIQFKNLDKAILANKPVNWSVMSNYEVVSKGRGVTDQNGILKISITPKKNEFITKGDLTTELNMGNQEVLNSSFVLKPKAISTDIQFFPEGGELVKGIPTQVAFKAIKQDGLGIEVKGTIADSDGNQITAFNSTHLGMGAFYLNAEGGKTYKATVTFSDGSKKVVDLPKPVESGISVQANTANPDMINFKIVASDTYFQQNQGKSVYLIAQNAGQVYYAAQTKLQTQVTAAKIPTAKFPSGIVQLTLFSATGEPISERLAFVMHKNAMNLTLKSDLPAYKVRQKVRMTVSAKDSTQRLVGNFSLSVTDQQKVPVDETTETTILSSLLLTSDLQGFVERPNYYFVKSDEKKRAELDILMLTQGYRRFSYKEIMANRFPTNTYLPEQGMSITGILRDRTGMPVRKGALRLTSPGRTLSSETLTTNSGLFAFPNLVFEDGAELLINAKYNAAGSNMMIVLDNPPFPEVTSNPYPATEVINIDSTLSAYLDNSKKQYSNLRTLKEVKITGATVKKPSHADHTALTGLSMMPDHLIDGERLSGCNDLLTCLKSMAMGLTFDTDRFFVTRDYMQGNKSTPVQVFINGNAVDAINLGSIQPADVESIEIFLKDQLGLVFKNYNCNGVLVVNTKKIPKSNMSLADLKKMMPQSNMLKFTPKGYTKVREFYAPKYVTQTSSYTGNDLRTTIYWNPKIVTNATGDTVLEFYNADGKGTYRAVIEGVDANGNVGRYVYRYTVK
- a CDS encoding NAD(P)H-dependent oxidoreductase; the protein is MSLIDALKWRYATKKMNGEKVPQAKVDQIVEAARLAPTSSGLQPFKVIVVTNEELKAKIQTIAFGQSQIVDSSHLLIFAAWDNYTEQNIRAVFARTNAERGLPDETPSDYEIQLSSNYTTRPEEVNFNHAARQAYIGFGVALTEAALLKVDATPMEGFNPAELDELLGLREKGLRSVTMLPLGYRNESEDWLVNLKKVRTPKNEFVIEYN
- a CDS encoding OmpP1/FadL family transporter translates to MKKILLSFLLAVPILGYSQSYQVNLQGQKQTAMGGAGTGVALDEAAVFFNPGAVSFLKKNGVQAGGSAIFLKAAFRENGSNIKEYTKDKLTVPPAAYAVFGNPNNRLRFGLGVYVPFGGAVHWDPNWTGKYTVTSLDLQAIFVQPTLSYKITDHIGIGAGFVYSNGKVDLKRGIPLTLNDGTSATAQLKGHTHDFGWNAGIYVETVSGVTIGVTHRSQVTAQVKDGDAIFKVPEALQSGFPTKFNANLPLPATSSIGLGFYPSSKTIIAVDANWVHWSKYKVLAFDYNNNSRIPNTSSPRNYHDGGALRVGIQNMATERLALRLGAAYAFTPVGKGYVTPEVPDANRILLSAGLGYKASERFSIDLSFLYENIKSRNETNIETNLSGDFKTVAYIPGIALSYKW
- a CDS encoding SGNH/GDSL hydrolase family protein, with amino-acid sequence MNSKFIFRSMLAVAVVTAASCKPELKTVAPSKGSADFTRYIAVGNSLTSGFADGGLYLEGQQNAFPLMIGTQMQTVGGGTFSMPFFNANQANGSGYKKLSSFTAAGDPVITDVPAQAAIGTATVPGFGTVPLFTKYAGDLNNYGVPGIRLNNITLTYYGNLNPYFERLLPNTSPANTTSYLSFVNAKPFTFFSMWLGNNDVLGYATGGAAVASDFPTDKALFTQLYNLAASTMIKGGAGGTGAKGVVATIPDVLSTPYFTTVTLKALLTAVQASAPTVQAIFIQPGTGAPRPATAEDYFLLPLRAANVIGKPNAAGLPYGLHPGNPVESKYVLDKAEAAVIVDYTNSYNATIKSVAASKGLALVDANALLKVYGAGKVVNGAAVSAAYITGNLFSLDGIHLTPFGYAIIANEFIKSINSQYGSSIPTVDVTKYRGVKFP